The nucleotide window GGGTAGAAAATTCACATTGATTATAAAAACACTAAAGCCTATTCAGAGCTGGTTGTGTTAGAAGTTAGAGTAAGTTTTCCATGTCCACACACATACACACCAAGATCTAACTCGGCAATAATTGCACTCTCGAATATTACTGTAAGATTTACTCTCGAGCATTTCCCTTTTCATTGAGAATTACTAGTTTAGCTTATTTTTCACTGTTTTGACAGAATTACGCGTTTTGAAACTTCTAGAGAGATGCTGGTATTTGATGATTCCACGTTGTTGTCTAACGGAAAACACCAAAGAGATCAACgcatcaaaatgaaaaactcaTGTGCAGGGCTTGCAGATCACGTATCGCAAGCGTGCGCACCGTGTGGACTGAAAGTGAATAGTGTGCAGTGTCAATAATTTGTGGTTGCTTTGTCTAGTTTAATACGCGAAAAACTATGTGCCTCTTTGAGGCTTCTTATAGTCGTCATCTTTGATCAAGCTCctccagagaaaaaaaaaaggtttttatttaatttttcatcaTTCCGAGAAATCATGAAGCGAACTGttattgaaacaaaacttgCTGCCCTATAAAAATCGGTATGAAGCCTGGGCAAACACAACTAAAAGATGGCAACTCAAAGGTCGCacatttgcataataataagcaaaaagagcatttttgttgttttcgttcttgttttgttttttgtacattttgcagTCGTTTTCTTCCTATCCACGACGCCGGAAACGATTTGTTTTGCAGACGTGCGGACACagtaattaataaaaaaaaaatagcatgtgCGCCTTTTCCAAAATAAACCACGGCTTAGAATAATGGATAATGGTTGCGGAAGCGTTATTATTGTGACCTTTTCAGATATCGACTGTCGTCAATTCTTTCCTTTCCAATGAGCTCTCTAGTAACAGGATACTTTTTGAAAGTCAACTTCCGGTTTTCGGGGAAAAGGTTTGTTTGCTTGCCAACGAACAAACAAGGGGGCTTTCCCACTTTCGCAACAATTCAAACCTGATGCTAATTTTTCAGGTATATTAGATCAAATATTATTCTCAACTGCTAAATCTTCCATTTTATATAAAACCTAGATATCTATTATTTTTCTGGCCAGAGTAGATTCACGCTCCAGAAATTACTCGATTCGGGATTAGTATAAGTTAACTCTCCCtgtttatttttaatctttttagCTCGCACAAGATACCTATCTTTCTGCTCTTTGTCTTTATGGATAGGATAGTCTGGATATTGAGATGAGCCAAAATGAATTTGCTTTCCACCTGGGAGTGTTGCcatatatttgttatttttacgTTTTGAATAATCAAGCGATTCAGCACCGAGTTTTTTAGTTAGTTTGTTAAATTCTTTACCTGAAACAACGTATTTATCATCATCGGAAGAAGAAGAATCTGTAGGCTCATTTGTTGGATCCTCATCATGTTTATAACCATCATCAACTATAAAATCTCTGTCTTCTCTTGTAGGAATATCGTTTTTGATTTCCATTTTATTATTTGATTAGATTATTTTTGTTGCGAAATTTCCCTAATGTTAtcaattatttaaaaacaaaaaaaaggtaaataaaATGCCCTTTACAGAAAATGACTTAATATTTCcctcaaaaaaaatttatgaaaatgtaaaaaatttGATAATACTATTCTTTCTCTTTTATATACACAAGctccttttttttaaagaatttgtCTTAGTAAGCTGTTCTGGAATGAGAAACTTTATAAGTATATTTAATAAAGCACTTGATCAAGTTGAAAATAGTATAAACACAATTGGAAAAGTTAAAATCACAGAAACAGAACCTTATTCTTTCATAAATGAATTTTCTGCAATATCACAATTTTATATACAGGCAAGTGTTTTAGAAAATATGAATAATACTCCTATACAAAAAAGATTTTACGATCTTGCTATAAGGTTGTGGGATCTAGGGGTTTGTCTTAAAGAAACTTAAGTGTTGTAACAATCATTGTTATAAAACTAATCTATTACTAATTCGTCATAAAAtttagaaaaatgtttataaaaaCTTTTAAAACCAGGATTATGTATTTCTGCTTCTATATTATATAGTTCCTCATTTAAATAACCAGTATATGGGTCGCAATATAAATATCTATATTCATCTATTGCTGATTTTATAAATTCTGTATTTTCAACATCATCACTATCAAATCTTATTAGACTAATTTTATTAAGTTTACctaatctttttattttttttatttttcttataatTCTAAGAGCTTTAGGAGAACTATGAAAttcttcgttttcttttatTGTCTTTACAAATTTTTTACTTACCTTATCAATCCCTCTTATAAAAGATATTCATTCCTTGCACAATCTGGTACTTCAGAAGTACTAAGGATTGCTTTATATTTATCGATtaacaatttattgtaaaattcagaaaaatgtttataaaaaCTTTTAAAACCAGGATTATCTATTTCTGCTTCTATATTGTATAGTTCCTCATTTAAATTACCAGTACATGGATCGCAATATAATTCTCTATAATCTTCTATTGCTGATTGTATAAATTCTATATTTTCAACATCATCAATAAAAAATATTAgtctattaattttattaaaataacctaatctttttaatttttttatttttcttataatTTTAAGAGCTTTATGAGAATTATAAAATTCTTCGTTCTTTTATTGTCTTTACAAATTTTTCACATGTCTTATTAATCGCTCTTATAAAAATATATTCATTTCTGTAATCCCTTGCATAATCTGggattttattagtttttttttaatgcatttcTGGTAATTCGAATAGTGTGTCAGGATAACCATTTCCTTAACCACTCCAATAGGAAGAATATAATGCTAATTTGCAGTATTGAATAAAGGTGCTCAATATTATCTATAAAGAGGACACAAGTCAATCCTTGCAAACAAATACTCTCTACTTTATTTACTTGTCTTCATGTGATGATAAAAACAGAttttaaacaaaaggaaatgCAGACTTGTTGCCAACAGAGAACTAAGTACTTGAAAAGATGACCCCCTAAACAAGTGAACATCTTGTTGATTAGGTATTACACCATCTCTTGAAATGGCCTTGCTTACCACAGTAAAACAACTTAAGGCCTGCTCTGGATTCTTTGGAAAATCGTGGGAATTGCGTCCCCGATTTCCCCTGTAATAAGGGGATATAGCAGTGGCCCCGTCACAACTCCTCGGGCGATGGTGCTTCTCCACCTTTGACACACAATCAAAGAGAGAGATCCTTCTTTCACTGCTCCGCTGGGTGATATTAAGCACGGAAGGAGTGTTATTCCGTGTTAAAATCAGTATTTATAGTCTTATAGCGCCCTCATGTACACGCCTGCATGCACTGAATCGCCAGGGATGTGTTAATTTCACGTATTTCAGTTTCGCATAATTCTGAGTGTCATGAATACTACATTGAATGCAACCGCAGTTAATTTGCATAACAGGTTTTGAGCGACTCAAAGATCCTTATGCAAACTACAAATCATGCCTTAGGTGTATTCCTAACAAGACTTGATGCATTCTAATCTCCCGCCTAGAAGTCATATTATGGTAAGATGTGattcattattttccttttatcttaaagtgcatatgacacgaaatttttttataagcttattcgaaagagctttcaaagtgatgaagaatggcgtttattttattgtgatagcacttttggttgctgagttattcaagattttggtttatgcaaattagatgactagtgacgtcacattgtggacacaaaataatttaacatcacaaaagatggaatatctccaaagactttttctgtatagaactgaaactttgtacagttcttgcaatcaccacaaagtttcatgatatctccactgtgacatttccttAGTTGTATATTAGCATTTTAGAATTGTAATTAGataattttagtatttacttTAAGTCCTGATGTTTTTacccgtgtataaataaagttaaataaataaataaataataaataaatttccatggcaacacaatgggctccaggccctctccatttaaaagataaaatcagagtttttctccttcaggaagtgttatttgctcttgttgtttattcagcgggtgtgagctaatacggacattacacagcacaagcacaagaaagtccgctagactctggagcaacaaataaggcatttttctttttaggaaggtagaggtctggtaacgcgtatgttgctatggtgacatcataactattatcaaaatatgtagttcttgcagcacatcaaccctgcaaaatttcaacccagtagacttagtatttgcacagatattccatattttgttattttacaacattttgtgtccacaacgTGACGTCAccagtcatctaatttgcataaaccaaaatcttgaataactctgcaaccaaaagtgctatcacaataaaataaacgccattcttcatcattctgaaagctctttcgaataagcttataaaaaaatttcgtgtcatatgcactaaGGGACTATTCCAATTCAATGATTTCATTCTTGGAAAGGATAATTTAACTTAATTTGTAATTATGCCACTAAAGCACTCTTGTTGAGACCTTGTTATGACTCGTTGCCAGCAGACCGATAACTTAATGAAGtctaaaaaagaaataacattttaagTTCTAGCTAACAGTCTAACCCCACTAATTATAGGTGAGAATAATATTTTCGTCGATCTACCATTAGTCAAACTACGACATTTACCCAGACATATTAATAAACACATTTTATAAGTTTTCCATGTAAGAGCCTTAGCTAAATCTGTAAGATTCTTTCTTGTCTCTCTCTCTTAAATTCATACACGCACCATGCAAAAATGTCAATTCATATTTTAGAGTTCTCCGCCTACGTACACGTTCGCCTGATCtggcaaaatgaaaacatgcaTTCTTAAACTTAATTTATATCTGGATCAATCTGTTTTATTTAGATTATCTCGGTTATTTCAAATTCTCTTTGACTCTAAACCTAAACTTAAGTTTCACACAGAATCACTGAGGAATGTAAAGATACTGCATGTGACAAGTGTTATAGAACCTGTATTTTTAAATCTTCTAAAATATACTTCATATTCCGTTGCTAATTTAAGGGATATTTTGAATGCGGTTGGCAGTCATGCCAGCACTCGCTAAATAGTGATCTTAGCAATATTCGTCCAAAATTGCCATGATTGAGTTATCAGCATTTGCGTCACAAACAGCTTTCAGTTTCCACGTTATAGAAGAGAAGTCGATTTCTTTCGACAGTaaaaaagtgttttgttttatcTCTTCCTGTTCCTCAGGTGTAAACATGTCAACTATTTCCTTCATAGGTGTCAGTAACGGTTCCAAGGAGTACGCACGGCTAGCTTCGTTATTCAGTACTTGGCTTTTCCCCCAAATGTTTGTCATTACATGGCACGTTCTCATCAGTTTATCACTTAGTTCGATGGACCTTTGTTGAGCCATTTTGAGATCTTGCAATTGACGCTCTTGATCTCGTAATCGCTGCTCTGTTATCtgcttcttcttttcttcactCTTCAGTTGTTGGCAAAGAGAATTTTTCTCACTTTTTTTTGCCTGCAACCAGTTTTCCGAATAGTTTACGTTATCTTTAGCAGAGCTCACGCCACTTTGGGCAGATTTGACGCTATCTTCAAGTACCGTAAGGCTTACCACCACCGCGGTTGACGCGACAATCCCACTGGCAATCCAACCGACTCCGGGAACAGCCAGTGTTGCGACTCCTATGCCTGCTACAAGTCTTTGATCTCTTCTTTTGTTTCTCAACTCTCTTTCAGCATCGTTAAGTGTATCCTGGGCATTACTGAGCGCTCTTTTCGCTTGCTTAACCTTTTGTTCGCTGTCTTTAATTTGTTGGTTCAGACCCTGAAGTTGTTGATTCAACTGCTCTACTTTCATTTTCCTCTCAGAAACATTGCTCTTTAAGCCGCTAATGGAGGAGATTAGTCTCTCAGTTTCTTCACATTGGCGTGCCTTTTCGCCTTCCCAAAACTTTAATGCTGTGTTTAAGTGTGTGTGGGCCTGACGTATTGGGAGACGCAAATTCTGGGTAATTGCTTTCACAGTCTTCGCCGGTGTAGTTGTAGTGATCTCAGCTTTACAGAGATTTCCAATTGCTTTGTCTAGCCATTGTATTCCTGTAACAAATTCTTTCTGTGCTTCGTCTT belongs to Acropora muricata isolate sample 2 chromosome 9, ASM3666990v1, whole genome shotgun sequence and includes:
- the LOC136929050 gene encoding calcium-binding and coiled-coil domain-containing protein 1-like; protein product: MALSTSASGHSVLLYKDEAQKEFVTGIQWLDKAIGNLCKAEITTTTPAKTVKAITQNLRLPIRQAHTHLNTALKFWEGEKARQCEETERLISSISGLKSNVSERKMKVEQLNQQLQGLNQQIKDSEQKVKQAKRALSNAQDTLNDAERELRNKRRDQRLVAGIGVATLAVPGVGWIASGIVASTAVVVSLTVLEDSVKSAQSGVSSAKDNVNYSENWLQAKKSEKNSLCQQLKSEEKKKQITEQRLRDQERQLQDLKMAQQRSIELSDKLMRTCHVMTNIWGKSQVLNNEASRAYSLEPLLTPMKEIVDMFTPEEQEEIKQNTFLLSKEIDFSSITWKLKAVCDANADNSIMAILDEYC